In one Bacteroidota bacterium genomic region, the following are encoded:
- a CDS encoding MFS transporter → MSNNSKLSFKEKFSYGLGDTASHFSWDMAGMFLFFYFTDVYGISAAAAGTIMMVARIWDAISDPMIGIIADRTKTKYGKFRPYMLWFAVPLSVSLVVLFTTPDLEETGKIIYATCAYLLLSTFYTAVNLPFSALSGVMTADPGQRTLLNQYRFFLGFTGMFIVSFTMYFKNLLILDDVLAYAKSINLSPKALDFIKLYNWADAKLLDSTGTLQGMITQFEQNAFQLIAIILGVLGVILLLISYFSTKERIEPPKNQKSNLREDIKNVFGMKAWIILFVLGIITFVLILLQAAVINQYFKYFIKSENDATILYTSTTIALIIGVLLARPLTKKFEKRDVYIVCSAIAGIFTIALYIPGPEDFYMLHTINILSKLAIAPTIPLLWAMIADTADFSEWKNNRRATGLFFSATTFAQKLGGGIATGLAGFILTIANYDGAAIEQTDEAILSLRLLFSIIPGTLYLITAVLLFWYKLDDKTLEKVKIELEARRNGN, encoded by the coding sequence ATGAGCAATAATTCAAAACTATCATTCAAAGAAAAATTCTCATACGGATTGGGAGATACTGCTTCTCATTTTTCTTGGGATATGGCTGGTATGTTTTTGTTTTTCTATTTTACAGATGTATATGGAATTTCAGCTGCTGCTGCCGGAACAATTATGATGGTAGCCCGAATTTGGGACGCAATCTCAGATCCTATGATTGGAATAATTGCTGACCGCACAAAAACAAAATATGGCAAATTTCGTCCATACATGTTATGGTTTGCAGTTCCATTGAGTGTCTCTCTCGTTGTGTTGTTCACTACTCCGGATTTGGAAGAGACCGGAAAAATAATTTATGCTACATGTGCATATTTGCTGCTTAGTACATTTTATACAGCTGTAAACCTGCCATTTTCAGCACTCTCCGGAGTTATGACTGCCGACCCGGGGCAAAGGACTTTGCTAAATCAGTATCGTTTCTTTCTCGGATTTACAGGAATGTTCATTGTTAGTTTTACAATGTATTTCAAAAATCTATTGATTTTAGATGATGTTTTAGCTTACGCAAAATCTATTAATCTTTCGCCAAAAGCATTAGATTTCATTAAGCTATATAATTGGGCAGATGCCAAATTGTTAGACTCAACCGGAACTCTGCAAGGAATGATAACACAATTTGAGCAAAATGCTTTTCAACTCATTGCAATTATTTTAGGTGTTTTGGGAGTTATTCTGCTTTTAATCTCATATTTTTCAACAAAAGAAAGGATAGAACCTCCAAAAAATCAAAAAAGCAATCTGAGAGAAGATATAAAAAATGTTTTCGGTATGAAAGCATGGATTATCCTATTTGTTTTAGGAATTATAACATTCGTGCTAATTCTCTTGCAAGCTGCAGTGATAAATCAATATTTCAAATATTTTATTAAATCTGAAAACGATGCAACTATCCTTTATACTTCAACTACTATAGCTTTAATAATTGGTGTATTGCTGGCTCGTCCGCTTACCAAAAAATTTGAGAAACGCGATGTTTATATTGTTTGTTCGGCTATTGCCGGAATATTCACTATTGCATTGTATATTCCTGGTCCCGAAGATTTCTATATGCTTCATACAATTAACATTTTATCAAAACTGGCTATTGCACCAACAATACCTCTACTATGGGCAATGATTGCCGATACAGCAGATTTTTCTGAGTGGAAAAACAACAGGCGAGCAACCGGACTATTTTTCTCGGCAACTACTTTTGCACAAAAACTTGGTGGTGGAATTGCAACCGGATTGGCTGGATTTATTTTAACAATAGCAAACTATGATGGAGCTGCAATTGAACAAACCGATGAAGCTATCCTCAGTTTGAGATTACTTTTTTCAATTATACCAGGAACTTTATATCTAATTACAGCAGTTTTACTTTTCTGGTATAAACTTGACGATAAAACTTTAGAAAAAGTAAAAATTGAATTGGAAGCAAGAAGAAATGGCAATTAA
- a CDS encoding T9SS type A sorting domain-containing protein yields the protein MTKLFTISAILLIATMLNAQSIYNDFDGNQNVDFIGWPNVPAMVANPDQTGINTSANVGEWQRSQEQWAHVYGELADYISFDSSSIFQLKVYSPIACDVLFKLEDAANAGIFVEVSATVSAANVWEQIEFDFAGSQSGIYNKVVIFFDFSSTTDNLFYFDDIVGPSLGIAVGPKPLLAGDVQDNFENDGWSTINTWKFQDPDLVDITIIADPVEPTNQVVDYNRTGVFEWTNTQFVLEHRMDLSEKNLFDLKVYFPSSNDYTGDLAPTAAIKLQNSLLGGNAYTTQTELIDTVILFDQWLTLTFDFSSIADSVNYDQVVVQFGGEGHFATGQFYFDDIELYSLVAGPKPLLAADVQDNFENDGYGTINDWKFQDPDLVDLTIVADPVDANNNVAEYNRSGSFEWTNAQFILDHRMDLTSKNIFSIDVYFPSTNDYTGDLAATTAIKLQNSLMGGNAWASQTEIVNTVSDFDQWVTLQFDFSTIPDSVNYDQVVVQLGGEGHSSSAMFYFDNIVLAEPSAIGENNFETIQLSPNPASDFLNINNSELVQSIEIYNILGKKINIQELISNRLNISNLDAGLYFIRIQETTGKVFSGQFLKN from the coding sequence ATGACAAAATTATTTACAATTTCTGCAATTTTATTAATTGCAACAATGCTTAATGCACAATCAATCTACAATGATTTTGATGGAAATCAAAATGTAGATTTTATTGGATGGCCAAATGTTCCTGCAATGGTAGCAAATCCCGATCAAACAGGTATCAATACCAGCGCAAATGTTGGAGAATGGCAAAGATCGCAAGAACAGTGGGCACATGTTTATGGCGAACTTGCCGATTATATAAGCTTCGATTCAAGCTCTATTTTTCAGCTAAAAGTTTATTCACCTATTGCCTGCGATGTGCTTTTTAAACTTGAAGATGCTGCAAATGCTGGGATTTTTGTAGAAGTGAGTGCAACTGTTTCAGCAGCTAATGTTTGGGAGCAGATAGAATTCGATTTTGCAGGCTCACAATCCGGTATTTATAATAAAGTTGTAATTTTCTTCGACTTTTCTTCCACTACCGACAATCTTTTCTATTTTGACGATATTGTGGGTCCATCATTGGGAATAGCCGTAGGTCCTAAACCATTATTAGCTGGAGATGTACAGGATAATTTCGAAAATGACGGATGGTCAACTATTAACACTTGGAAATTTCAAGATCCCGATTTAGTAGATATAACAATCATTGCTGACCCTGTTGAACCTACAAATCAAGTTGTTGACTATAATCGCACAGGTGTTTTCGAGTGGACTAATACTCAATTTGTCTTAGAACATAGAATGGACCTAAGTGAAAAGAATTTATTCGATTTGAAAGTATATTTCCCATCGAGCAATGATTATACAGGCGATTTAGCTCCCACAGCAGCAATCAAATTGCAAAATAGTTTGCTAGGAGGAAATGCATATACTACTCAAACAGAACTAATTGACACAGTCATCCTTTTTGACCAATGGCTAACTCTTACTTTCGATTTTAGCTCTATTGCCGATAGTGTAAACTATGACCAAGTGGTTGTTCAATTTGGTGGTGAAGGACACTTTGCAACAGGCCAATTCTATTTCGATGATATTGAATTATATAGCCTTGTTGCAGGCCCAAAACCATTGTTAGCGGCTGATGTGCAAGACAATTTTGAAAATGACGGTTACGGAACAATCAATGATTGGAAATTTCAGGATCCGGATTTAGTGGATTTGACAATAGTAGCCGACCCTGTAGATGCAAACAATAATGTTGCAGAATACAATCGTTCGGGCAGCTTCGAATGGACAAATGCCCAGTTCATTTTAGATCATAGGATGGATCTTACTTCTAAAAATATTTTCAGTATTGATGTGTATTTTCCGTCAACTAATGATTACACCGGAGATTTGGCTGCGACAACTGCCATAAAATTGCAAAATAGCTTGATGGGAGGAAATGCGTGGGCTTCACAAACCGAGATAGTTAACACAGTTAGCGATTTTGACCAATGGGTAACTCTCCAATTTGATTTCAGTACAATTCCCGATAGCGTAAACTACGATCAGGTGGTTGTTCAATTGGGTGGTGAAGGACATTCTTCCAGCGCAATGTTCTACTTCGACAATATTGTTTTGGCAGAACCATCTGCAATTGGAGAAAACAATTTTGAGACAATTCAATTATCTCCAAATCCTGCATCAGATTTTTTGAATATCAATAATTCAGAATTGGTACAATCTATTGAAATTTATAATATTTTAGGTAAAAAAATAAATATTCAAGAACTAATTAGCAACAGATTGAACATAAGTAATCTTGATGCTGGTTTATATTTTATTAGAATTCAAGAAACTACCGGGAAAGTATTTAGCGGACAATTTCTTAAAAACTAA